From Paracoccus suum, the proteins below share one genomic window:
- a CDS encoding anti-sigma factor family protein has translation MGGFGGWSLHGHASPEGVEAIAQEAADSFAVYSPDRIQPVEMRADGLPALVAWAGAHLPRAPAIPDLAASGYRLMGGRIVPTPHGAGLMLMYDDDRGTRLVMLTRPMSVDQDKLMAPHARNGVAGWSWATGGMGYSLVGAVNAERLHPLADEVRRQVERVS, from the coding sequence TTGGGCGGGTTCGGCGGCTGGTCCCTGCACGGCCATGCTTCGCCCGAGGGCGTCGAGGCGATCGCGCAGGAGGCGGCCGACAGCTTTGCCGTCTACTCCCCCGACCGCATCCAGCCGGTCGAGATGCGTGCCGATGGCCTGCCGGCATTGGTCGCATGGGCCGGCGCGCACCTGCCGCGCGCGCCGGCGATCCCGGACCTCGCTGCCTCCGGCTATAGACTGATGGGTGGGCGGATCGTGCCAACGCCCCACGGTGCGGGTTTGATGCTGATGTATGACGACGACCGCGGTACGCGGCTGGTCATGCTGACCCGGCCGATGAGCGTCGACCAAGACAAGCTGATGGCGCCCCATGCCCGGAACGGCGTGGCGGGGTGGAGTTGGGCGACCGGCGGCATGGGCTACAGCCTCGTGGGTGCCGTAAACGCCGAGCGCCTGCATCCGCTGGCCGACGAGGTGCGCCGGCAGGTGGAGCGGGTTTCGTAG
- the phnE gene encoding phosphonate ABC transporter, permease protein PhnE codes for MAALDAAGLQGPTFAARRAIARQRRLSLAFPALLLGYLVYAAISFDLAGIAQRARWDNGAVLMQDFWSYKTHVTRQNRGEGRIEVAIEGMRNATFRPEAEPDWIAPRPDGGREISLPRGNHVTIAGDGAVRLMVDDRSFDIIPTGDGIEADIPDPPAWMNLSDKRLTADLPGARVTLTRSKSEIFRRQPGWELFFFDLQSPFYGQSLPQLLGLAFSGDELRPGTPNIQAMAQDFWRNSVWHHGEVAGAMFETLLMAFLGTMGAGLVSLPLAFVAASNFTPAPWLRQVVRRSLDFLRGVDALIWTIVLSRAFGPGPLTGSLAILMTDTGSFGKLFSEALENIDEKPVEGLRSTGAGALARARWAVMPQVNPVILSQLLYYLESNTRSATIIGAITGGGIGLLLVQAIQTQKDWEHVAYYILLIVLLVMVMDWLSGRIRARLIGERA; via the coding sequence TTCCCTGCCCTGCTGCTCGGCTACCTGGTCTATGCCGCGATCAGCTTTGATCTGGCCGGCATCGCGCAGCGCGCACGCTGGGACAATGGCGCGGTGCTTATGCAGGACTTCTGGTCTTACAAGACCCACGTGACCCGCCAGAACCGCGGAGAGGGACGGATCGAGGTTGCCATCGAAGGCATGCGCAACGCGACCTTCCGCCCCGAGGCCGAGCCGGATTGGATTGCCCCCCGGCCCGATGGCGGCCGCGAGATCTCCCTGCCGCGCGGCAATCACGTCACCATTGCCGGCGATGGCGCAGTGCGGCTGATGGTCGATGACCGCAGCTTCGACATAATCCCGACCGGGGATGGCATCGAGGCCGATATCCCCGACCCGCCGGCGTGGATGAACCTGTCAGACAAACGCCTGACCGCCGATCTGCCGGGGGCGCGGGTGACGCTGACCCGGTCGAAATCCGAGATCTTTCGCCGCCAGCCCGGCTGGGAATTGTTCTTCTTCGATCTTCAAAGCCCCTTCTATGGGCAATCGCTGCCGCAACTGCTGGGGCTCGCGTTCAGCGGCGACGAATTGCGGCCCGGGACGCCCAACATTCAGGCGATGGCACAGGATTTCTGGCGCAACAGCGTCTGGCATCACGGCGAGGTCGCCGGCGCGATGTTCGAGACGCTGCTGATGGCGTTCCTGGGCACAATGGGCGCGGGCCTTGTTTCGCTACCGCTGGCCTTTGTCGCTGCGTCGAACTTTACCCCGGCGCCCTGGCTGCGGCAGGTCGTCCGGCGCAGCCTTGACTTCCTGCGCGGAGTCGATGCGCTGATCTGGACCATCGTGCTGTCGCGCGCCTTTGGCCCTGGCCCGCTGACCGGCAGCCTCGCGATCCTGATGACGGACACCGGCTCGTTCGGAAAGCTGTTCTCGGAGGCGCTGGAGAATATCGACGAAAAGCCGGTCGAGGGGCTGCGCTCGACCGGCGCCGGCGCGCTCGCCCGCGCGCGCTGGGCGGTCATGCCGCAAGTCAACCCGGTGATCCTGTCACAACTGCTCTATTACCTCGAATCTAACACGCGCAGCGCGACGATCATCGGCGCGATCACCGGCGGCGGGATTGGCCTTCTGCTGGTGCAGGCGATCCAGACCCAAAAGGACTGGGAGCATGTCGCCTATTACATCCTGCTGATCGTCCTGCTGGTGATGGTCATGGACTGGCTGTCCGGGCGTATTCGCGCAAGGCTGATCGGAGAGCGCGCTTAG
- a CDS encoding YncE family protein: protein MTNRVLTLVLLGTMLTPLGALAGQAPGSADGGDRPISSKDRVYAAEQFSNTISVTDPSTNTLLGLIRLGDPQPSSLSPLYKGQLLVHGLGFAPDGKTLAAVSIGSNSVSFIDTATNAVKHTTYLGRSPHEAFYTPDGSEVWVTVRGEDYVAVIDAATFAEKTRIKLPAGPGMTIFSRDGAYSYICSSFNPETVVVSTKDHQIVGKVKQESPFCPNIAATPDGKQVWLTLKDVGKVQVFDAKPPFKVIKTMDTGPLTNHVNFARTDKGQLAYVTVGVLNQIKVFDTASFEQVATIPVGNLPHGLWPSADGTRVYVGLENDDNLAVIDTAAQRVVANVPIGQAPQALVYVPDAVTEGPGTENLQPLGDATAATTLRLAAPGDQEKTITSVTLFDQGLLQVIQAGVGGLEPKQPYVLALSANADGSGPLQPLAKFKSNPAGAAVVNALGPIRHIVAADAGEARRYLVIARQGEDGPGEIVQAQVE, encoded by the coding sequence ATGACCAACCGAGTTCTGACGCTTGTCCTGCTTGGCACCATGCTGACCCCGCTGGGCGCGCTTGCCGGGCAGGCCCCCGGGAGTGCGGATGGCGGTGACCGCCCGATCAGCAGCAAGGACCGTGTCTATGCAGCCGAGCAGTTTTCCAACACCATCTCGGTCACCGATCCCTCCACCAACACGCTGCTGGGGCTGATCCGTCTTGGCGATCCGCAGCCCAGCAGCCTCAGCCCGCTCTACAAGGGGCAACTGCTGGTCCATGGCCTCGGGTTCGCGCCGGACGGCAAGACCCTGGCGGCGGTCTCGATCGGGTCGAACTCGGTCAGTTTCATCGACACCGCGACCAATGCGGTCAAGCACACGACCTACCTCGGCCGCTCGCCGCACGAGGCGTTCTACACGCCCGACGGCAGCGAAGTCTGGGTCACCGTGCGCGGCGAGGATTACGTCGCTGTCATCGACGCCGCGACCTTCGCGGAAAAGACCCGGATCAAGCTGCCGGCCGGGCCGGGCATGACGATCTTCTCGCGGGATGGGGCTTATAGCTACATCTGCTCGTCCTTCAACCCCGAGACGGTCGTCGTCTCGACCAAGGACCATCAGATCGTGGGCAAGGTGAAACAGGAAAGCCCGTTCTGCCCGAACATCGCCGCGACGCCGGACGGCAAGCAGGTGTGGCTGACCCTGAAGGATGTTGGCAAGGTGCAGGTGTTCGACGCCAAGCCGCCCTTCAAGGTCATCAAGACGATGGACACCGGCCCGCTGACCAACCACGTCAATTTCGCGCGCACCGACAAGGGCCAACTGGCCTATGTTACCGTGGGGGTGCTGAACCAAATAAAGGTTTTCGACACCGCCAGCTTCGAGCAGGTGGCGACGATCCCGGTCGGCAACCTGCCGCACGGGCTGTGGCCCTCGGCCGATGGCACTCGCGTCTATGTCGGGCTCGAGAATGACGACAATCTGGCGGTCATCGACACCGCCGCGCAGCGGGTCGTTGCGAATGTCCCGATCGGGCAGGCGCCGCAGGCGCTGGTCTATGTGCCGGATGCCGTGACCGAAGGCCCGGGGACGGAGAACCTGCAGCCCTTGGGCGATGCCACGGCGGCGACGACCCTGCGCCTCGCCGCGCCGGGTGATCAGGAAAAGACGATCACCAGCGTAACGCTGTTCGACCAGGGCCTGCTCCAGGTCATTCAGGCCGGCGTCGGCGGGCTGGAGCCGAAGCAGCCCTATGTGCTGGCACTGTCGGCCAATGCCGATGGCTCTGGCCCGTTGCAGCCGCTGGCGAAGTTCAAGTCGAACCCGGCGGGCGCGGCTGTGGTGAACGCCCTCGGCCCGATCCGCCACATCGTTGCAGCCGACGCGGGCGAGGCGCGCCGCTATCTGGTGATCGCGCGCCAGGGCGAAGACGGCCCCGGCGAGATCGTGCAGGCGCAGGTCGAATGA
- a CDS encoding RNA polymerase sigma factor: protein MSDLMAEVQPMIPALRRYARGLLRDAAAADDAVQDCLERVVAHWHRRRDGNPRPWVFTILHNVAVNQMRQRVRRGIPAPIEDAPAVALATRATQEDRLVRGDILAALALLPEEQRSTVLLISVEDMSYAEAAQVLGVPVGTVMSRLSRGRERLRVILEERGLGAPQARPRPHLRSLP from the coding sequence ATGAGCGATCTGATGGCCGAGGTGCAGCCAATGATCCCGGCGCTGCGCCGCTACGCGCGGGGTCTGCTGCGCGATGCAGCGGCAGCCGACGACGCGGTCCAGGACTGCCTTGAGCGAGTCGTCGCCCACTGGCATCGCCGCCGCGACGGGAACCCCCGGCCATGGGTGTTCACCATCCTGCACAACGTCGCCGTGAACCAGATGCGCCAACGCGTGCGGCGCGGCATCCCGGCGCCGATCGAAGACGCGCCGGCGGTGGCACTCGCCACCCGCGCCACGCAGGAAGACCGGCTGGTGCGTGGCGACATCCTCGCCGCGCTGGCGCTGTTGCCGGAGGAACAGCGCAGCACGGTCCTGCTTATATCCGTCGAGGACATGAGTTATGCCGAGGCGGCCCAAGTTCTGGGCGTGCCCGTCGGCACGGTCATGTCGCGCCTGTCGCGCGGGCGTGAGCGGCTGCGCGTGATCCTCGAGGAACGTGGCCTCGGTGCGCCGCAGGCCCGCCCGCGCCCCCATCTGCGGAGCCTGCCATGA